In Caldicellulosiruptor morganii, the following proteins share a genomic window:
- the folE2 gene encoding GTP cyclohydrolase FolE2, whose protein sequence is MIDVQSQKDFRGISIQKVGIKDLNWPIVVMDRENRTQTTIAKITAAAELKGDMRGTHMSRFIEAIDELNIVGPKEIERLLDRIKEKLDSQKAYVRFDFPYFINKRTPVTGTLAPLKVDCYFEAEKAEKFDLKVGVIVPVHTLCPCSKEISEYGAHNQRAYVTIEVKMKRFMWIEELVEIAESSASCPLYSILKRPDEKWVTERAYQNPRFVEDLLREVVVKISADDRIKWYRVFVESIESIHNHNAFAYIEGENTK, encoded by the coding sequence ATGATTGATGTTCAGAGCCAGAAGGACTTTCGCGGCATCAGCATTCAAAAAGTTGGGATAAAGGACTTAAACTGGCCAATTGTTGTGATGGACAGGGAAAACAGGACACAGACAACCATTGCAAAGATCACAGCAGCAGCAGAGCTAAAAGGGGATATGAGAGGCACCCATATGTCGCGATTTATTGAAGCAATAGATGAGCTGAATATTGTAGGACCAAAGGAGATAGAAAGACTTCTTGACAGGATAAAGGAAAAACTTGACTCTCAAAAAGCCTATGTTCGCTTTGACTTTCCATATTTTATAAACAAAAGAACACCTGTGACAGGCACGCTCGCACCTTTGAAAGTTGACTGCTATTTTGAAGCTGAAAAAGCTGAAAAGTTTGATTTAAAAGTGGGTGTGATAGTCCCTGTTCATACACTGTGCCCGTGCTCAAAAGAGATTTCTGAGTATGGTGCTCACAACCAGAGAGCGTATGTGACAATTGAGGTTAAAATGAAGCGGTTTATGTGGATTGAAGAGCTTGTTGAGATAGCAGAATCTTCTGCCTCATGCCCGCTGTATTCCATACTGAAAAGACCTGATGAGAAATGGGTCACAGAGCGTGCCTACCAGAACCCCAGGTTTGTTGAAGACCTTTTGCGCGAGGTTGTGGTTAAAATCAGCGCTGATGATCGCATCAAGTGGTACAGGGTTTTTGTTGAGAGCATAGAGAGCATTCATAACCACAATGCATTTGCATATATTGAAGGGGAGAATACAAAATGA
- a CDS encoding HD domain-containing protein: protein MSANEIYEFRDPVHGFIQVNDLELKIIDSYPFQRLRNIKQLAFSHYVYHGAEHSRFGHSLGVMHLVTKAFRTVVEKTNIFDIPRKEWYTQILRLIALIHDIGHAPFSHATEELFPDDLKHEDYSCMIATQTEIKDYIYEIGERLKKLYGEDYDITPELICSIYKGENIENPDFMFLRKFMDSELDCDKMDYLLRDSLYCGVSYGKFDLERLINTLTIWKNDEGILHLAVEKGGMHAFEEFVLARYFMFTQVYFHKTRRFLDNMLFSFLKSTLKEGKYPRDINEFLQYDDVTISKLIREKSKENECAERLLKRKIMSCIYETPPHANKDQESIYNIVKNELKQKVGEENLLFDSADKMIHQIPVKYELDSEKAIPIIDEKNREVMSISIASEVIKKMTEPINIKRIYVTEDKRKEAEKIVNGIFNKMKH, encoded by the coding sequence ATGAGTGCAAATGAAATCTATGAATTCAGAGATCCAGTTCATGGTTTTATTCAGGTTAATGATTTAGAGCTGAAAATCATAGATTCCTATCCATTTCAGAGATTAAGAAATATAAAACAACTGGCATTTTCCCATTACGTCTATCATGGAGCAGAACATTCAAGATTTGGACATTCATTGGGCGTTATGCATCTTGTTACAAAAGCTTTCAGGACAGTTGTTGAGAAGACAAATATTTTTGATATTCCTCGAAAAGAATGGTATACTCAGATATTGAGACTTATAGCTTTAATTCATGATATCGGACATGCTCCCTTTTCCCACGCTACAGAAGAGCTTTTTCCGGATGATTTGAAACATGAAGATTACAGTTGCATGATAGCAACTCAAACAGAGATAAAAGATTACATTTATGAAATTGGAGAGAGATTAAAAAAACTCTACGGTGAAGACTATGATATTACTCCTGAGCTGATTTGTTCTATATACAAAGGTGAAAATATAGAAAATCCTGATTTCATGTTTTTAAGAAAGTTTATGGACAGTGAATTAGACTGTGACAAGATGGATTATCTTTTACGAGATTCGCTTTACTGTGGTGTAAGCTATGGAAAATTTGATCTGGAGAGGTTAATAAATACTCTTACCATTTGGAAGAATGATGAAGGCATACTTCATCTTGCTGTTGAAAAAGGCGGAATGCACGCTTTTGAAGAATTTGTTTTAGCACGATATTTTATGTTTACACAGGTTTACTTTCACAAAACCCGAAGGTTCTTGGATAATATGCTTTTCTCTTTTTTGAAGTCTACTTTGAAAGAGGGTAAATATCCCAGAGATATTAATGAATTTTTACAATATGACGATGTAACAATCAGTAAACTTATCAGAGAAAAGAGCAAGGAAAATGAATGTGCAGAAAGACTTTTAAAGAGAAAGATAATGAGCTGTATTTATGAAACACCACCACATGCTAACAAAGATCAAGAATCTATCTATAACATTGTCAAAAACGAACTCAAACAAAAAGTTGGCGAAGAGAACTTGCTTTTTGATTCAGCAGACAAAATGATTCATCAGATACCTGTAAAATATGAACTTGATAGCGAAAAAGCAATCCCTATAATAGACGAGAAAAACAGAGAAGTGATGTCTATAAGCATTGCTTCAGAGGTTATAAAAAAGATGACTGAACCAATAAATATAAAAAGGATATATGTTACTGAGGATAAAAGAAAAGAGGCAGAAAAGATAGTAAATGGAATATTTAACAAAATGAAACATTAA
- the rimI gene encoding ribosomal protein S18-alanine N-acetyltransferase, translating to MTLKGIVRRMTEEDIDSVYEIEKLSFSVPWSRESFLAEMENENAIYFVYEEDSKVWGFAGMYHIIDEGHITNIAVHPQKRKQGIGRALLSALLCYAKENGMVALTLEVRSKNIPAISLYKRFGFEEAGLRKNYYTNPPDDAIIMWLYIKDN from the coding sequence ATGACCTTAAAAGGTATTGTAAGGCGCATGACAGAAGAGGATATTGACAGTGTTTATGAGATAGAAAAGCTTTCTTTTTCTGTGCCGTGGAGCAGAGAAAGTTTCTTGGCAGAGATGGAGAACGAAAATGCCATCTATTTTGTCTACGAAGAGGACTCAAAAGTGTGGGGCTTTGCGGGGATGTACCACATAATAGATGAGGGGCATATAACAAACATCGCAGTGCATCCACAAAAGCGAAAACAGGGCATTGGCAGAGCGCTTCTTTCTGCCCTGCTTTGCTATGCAAAGGAAAACGGCATGGTTGCCCTCACACTTGAAGTGAGAAGCAAAAACATCCCTGCAATCTCGCTTTACAAAAGATTTGGATTTGAAGAAGCAGGGCTTCGCAAAAACTACTATACAAATCCACCCGATGATGCCATCATAATGTGGCTTTATATTAAAGATAATTAG
- a CDS encoding PIN domain-containing protein, with product MIKVVIDTNVVLDWILGREPFKDTAEKMFEIITLREDIKAYVTANSVTDIFYVAKKTMKVDKIRNLLLIIFKKVDIVSILKSDIIKSLKSDYKDLEDALQITCALKIHADYLITRDKEMYSKEIRIITPEEFIKVFSS from the coding sequence GTGATTAAGGTTGTTATTGATACAAACGTTGTTTTAGATTGGATATTAGGTAGAGAACCTTTTAAAGATACTGCTGAAAAAATGTTTGAAATTATAACACTAAGGGAAGATATAAAGGCATATGTGACTGCAAATAGTGTGACTGACATCTTTTATGTTGCTAAAAAAACAATGAAAGTTGACAAAATTAGAAATTTACTTCTGATAATATTCAAAAAAGTAGATATCGTAAGCATATTAAAAAGTGATATAATAAAATCATTAAAAAGTGACTATAAAGACTTAGAGGATGCATTACAAATTACTTGTGCTCTTAAGATACATGCAGATTACTTAATTACTCGTGATAAAGAAATGTATAGTAAAGAAATTAGAATAATAACACCAGAAGAGTTTATAAAAGTATTTTCCTCTTAA
- a CDS encoding Ig-like domain-containing protein, which yields MAAFAGIAANTQAYEQAAQVLKQKGVMTGDTKGNLNLDRPLKRSEIAKMMIILLGKKPLADFYANQKKSSFKDVASSHWALGYIEACRNIGLITGYPDGTFKPDQYLKMEELTAIVIRSLGIKENELKGKYPLNYIRKAYDLGIYSGIEAEIETGKLATRGQTAVILYNAFLNQSLKEAKPVSIEAIDSTTVKITFDRELKTLDRSSFAFDSGLSVLDVRFADSTKKVVEIKTATQQEGKEYTFIYKGQTTALKFTSKVIPFGLSEDIKAENLKKIDIKFTKAISQSQIDSLPIKVYVNDKEDSTAKFAVSQDFRTVSIVFQNKLNQGDRVRIVISNLMSETGQSFSVTKEVSCMDTIQPKVVDFKVINSKKFKVIFNEPVDSSSNGSFKVCDIASAGATIKVDGNYLYAKVTPKYEENAIEIENYTPLSDGSHTIEISDAKDFAGYKMVYYTTTFTTTLDRTAPKHVALNLLANNRLQLVFDEEIRTIDGSTPTGEYEVYQASDSTNHAIGAKITLLSDGKTVDIALNPALKLDVRALVSFEVRYRNVEDLLGNKTTEWTIVSSKASDDTTKPSVKSVEVLDGNIVKVTFSENVNAKDRVSSFKLLSSDGQTILDQVAKSVSQLKENDYSTYLVEFSSLEKVNGGSYILKISGIADVSVRENVMDDAALSFDAKDTLPPTITAAIAKYDSASDNDKIDIFFSETMDVEKLKNLSNYFIGNGTATIPISSIRGAKVDYISPSANRVTIIVPGADDRTPGKWSSAGGVVDRLAAPTLTDTAGNFLANATIAMPYLILANFKGVSPQDIEVLAIDKNTIQIKALNDYIFASFDPASIMFRNAQSTTSLNGNPDNDKIISLGIVSYVISPDKKMVTLKTAVSLTSDARADTNDTGQEPEELKIYTTGSGIKDQFDQVLTIPPTLDVNFYPNIKLKDRISSQQLSISAGTGQNSDTIVVAFDEPIMALPGINSTILAAGIELKDGSITLLPDTDYTAYTQNGVLYIKVKKPGIVDRSISVEIKRPDLIVDLNGNPAAASKAQVVDHVTERVAPDVSAEFSTTDTRKVKLTFSEPMDPATLTSQNFSCVAGGSITGFTKSPDNRVVEITFTNPLPQGSIVNISPNVRDLAGNSVLTQAVKK from the coding sequence ATGGCTGCTTTTGCTGGCATAGCAGCAAACACCCAGGCTTATGAACAGGCAGCACAGGTGTTAAAACAAAAAGGTGTTATGACAGGAGATACAAAGGGGAATCTCAATCTTGACAGGCCTTTAAAAAGGTCAGAAATTGCAAAAATGATGATAATTCTTCTTGGCAAAAAGCCTCTGGCAGATTTTTATGCAAACCAGAAAAAATCATCATTCAAAGATGTTGCTTCTTCACACTGGGCGCTTGGCTACATAGAAGCTTGTAGAAATATAGGGCTTATAACAGGATATCCTGATGGAACATTTAAACCTGACCAGTATCTTAAAATGGAGGAGCTTACTGCAATTGTCATAAGATCGCTTGGTATAAAGGAAAACGAGCTGAAAGGGAAATATCCTTTAAACTACATCAGAAAAGCATATGATCTGGGCATTTATTCTGGCATAGAAGCAGAGATTGAAACAGGGAAGCTTGCAACACGCGGCCAGACAGCTGTGATTTTATACAATGCATTTTTGAACCAGTCCCTGAAAGAAGCAAAACCTGTTTCAATTGAAGCTATAGACAGTACAACCGTAAAAATCACATTCGACAGAGAACTAAAAACACTTGATAGGTCAAGTTTTGCATTTGACAGTGGCCTTTCTGTCCTGGATGTCAGATTTGCCGACTCAACAAAAAAGGTTGTTGAGATAAAGACTGCTACTCAGCAGGAAGGGAAAGAATACACATTTATTTATAAAGGACAAACAACTGCATTGAAATTTACATCAAAGGTGATTCCATTTGGTCTAAGTGAGGATATAAAGGCAGAAAACCTTAAAAAGATAGACATAAAATTCACAAAGGCAATTTCTCAAAGCCAGATTGATTCATTGCCAATCAAGGTATATGTCAACGACAAGGAAGATTCAACAGCAAAATTTGCAGTATCACAGGATTTCAGGACGGTAAGCATAGTCTTCCAAAACAAGCTAAATCAGGGTGACAGGGTTAGAATTGTAATTTCAAACCTCATGTCGGAAACCGGGCAGAGCTTTAGCGTCACAAAAGAGGTATCATGTATGGATACCATTCAGCCCAAAGTGGTTGATTTTAAGGTTATCAACAGCAAAAAATTTAAAGTCATATTCAATGAGCCGGTGGATAGCAGTTCAAATGGAAGTTTTAAGGTGTGTGATATAGCTTCTGCAGGTGCGACAATAAAGGTTGATGGAAACTACCTTTATGCTAAAGTGACACCGAAGTATGAAGAGAATGCAATCGAGATTGAAAACTACACACCGCTTTCAGATGGCAGCCACACAATAGAGATTTCTGATGCCAAAGATTTTGCAGGTTATAAAATGGTATATTATACAACCACATTTACAACAACTCTTGACAGAACAGCACCAAAGCATGTTGCTTTGAACTTGCTTGCAAATAATAGGCTGCAGCTTGTATTTGACGAGGAGATAAGGACAATTGATGGCAGCACTCCAACAGGAGAGTATGAAGTGTATCAGGCATCGGACAGCACAAACCATGCAATTGGTGCAAAGATAACCCTGCTCTCAGATGGGAAGACAGTTGACATTGCATTAAACCCTGCTTTAAAACTCGATGTCAGAGCGCTTGTATCTTTTGAGGTAAGGTACAGAAACGTCGAGGACTTACTTGGGAACAAAACTACAGAGTGGACTATAGTTTCCTCAAAAGCAAGTGATGATACAACAAAGCCTTCGGTGAAATCTGTTGAGGTTTTAGATGGAAATATCGTAAAGGTTACATTTTCAGAAAATGTCAATGCAAAGGACAGGGTATCTTCTTTCAAGCTTCTGTCCTCTGATGGACAAACAATTTTGGATCAAGTTGCAAAAAGTGTATCTCAATTAAAAGAAAATGACTATTCAACATATTTGGTTGAATTCAGCTCTCTTGAAAAAGTTAACGGTGGGTCATACATCTTAAAAATCAGTGGTATTGCAGATGTGTCTGTAAGGGAAAATGTAATGGATGACGCTGCTTTATCTTTTGATGCAAAGGATACACTGCCGCCGACAATCACAGCTGCAATTGCAAAGTATGACTCTGCTTCTGACAATGATAAAATAGACATCTTCTTCTCAGAGACAATGGATGTTGAGAAATTGAAAAACCTGAGCAATTACTTTATAGGAAATGGTACTGCAACAATACCTATCTCAAGCATCAGGGGTGCTAAAGTTGATTATATATCGCCTTCGGCAAACAGGGTGACAATTATTGTCCCGGGTGCTGACGACAGAACACCTGGAAAGTGGTCATCTGCTGGCGGTGTTGTTGACAGGCTTGCAGCACCTACTTTGACCGACACAGCAGGGAATTTCTTAGCCAATGCAACAATTGCAATGCCGTATTTGATTCTTGCCAACTTCAAAGGTGTATCACCGCAGGACATTGAGGTTTTGGCAATTGACAAAAACACAATCCAGATAAAGGCACTGAATGACTATATATTTGCATCGTTTGACCCGGCTTCGATAATGTTCAGAAATGCCCAGAGCACAACCAGCCTCAATGGCAATCCTGATAATGACAAAATTATAAGCCTTGGAATTGTAAGCTATGTAATTAGTCCTGATAAAAAGATGGTCACATTAAAAACAGCAGTTTCGCTAACATCAGATGCCAGAGCCGATACAAATGACACGGGCCAGGAACCCGAGGAGCTAAAGATCTATACAACAGGTTCAGGTATAAAAGACCAGTTTGATCAGGTACTAACTATTCCGCCTACCTTAGATGTGAACTTTTATCCGAATATAAAACTTAAAGACAGAATTTCATCGCAGCAGCTATCTATATCTGCTGGCACAGGTCAAAACTCTGATACCATAGTTGTTGCGTTTGATGAGCCCATCATGGCTTTGCCGGGGATAAACAGTACAATTCTGGCAGCAGGAATTGAGCTCAAAGACGGCAGCATAACCCTTTTGCCCGATACCGATTATACAGCCTATACACAAAACGGTGTGCTTTATATAAAAGTCAAAAAGCCAGGGATTGTTGACAGGTCAATTTCTGTTGAGATAAAAAGACCTGATTTGATTGTAGACTTAAATGGCAACCCGGCTGCTGCTTCAAAAGCTCAGGTTGTCGACCATGTGACAGAAAGAGTGGCACCTGATGTCTCAGCCGAGTTTTCCACAACTGATACAAGAAAGGTAAAGCTTACATTTTCAGAGCCAATGGACCCGGCAACACTTACTTCCCAGAACTTCTCCTGCGTTGCAGGCGGAAGTATAACAGGCTTTACAAAATCGCCGGATAACAGAGTGGTTGAAATAACATTTACAAACCCGCTGCCGCAGGGAAGCATAGTTAACATCTCACCAAATGTCAGGGACTTAGCAGGGAATTCTGTTTTAACGCAAGCTGTGAAGAAGTAA
- the tsaB gene encoding tRNA (adenosine(37)-N6)-threonylcarbamoyltransferase complex dimerization subunit type 1 TsaB, producing MKILAIETSGRVASVCVLDEGKIISEITLNTKLVHSVMLIDLIDTVLKNASIDISDIDLFAASTGPGSFTGLRIGVSTIKGFCLALSKPCAAVNTLEALCYNFYLSSDFLMPILDAKSQKVFAGVFRFENGEIVTYEQTSIMYIEMAREIAEKYNPVLLGEGLDVYDFSPFRIAPKFLQYQKASNVAILAKRLAEKGKILSHFDLVPLYLKKSYAEGK from the coding sequence ATGAAGATTCTGGCGATTGAGACATCGGGAAGAGTTGCAAGCGTCTGCGTACTTGACGAGGGGAAGATTATCTCAGAGATAACTCTCAACACAAAGCTTGTTCACTCTGTTATGTTAATTGACCTTATAGACACAGTCCTTAAAAATGCTTCGATTGATATCTCTGACATAGACCTGTTTGCAGCATCAACAGGTCCCGGTTCATTCACAGGGCTGAGAATTGGTGTTTCAACCATAAAAGGGTTTTGCCTTGCACTCAGCAAACCCTGCGCTGCTGTAAACACTCTGGAAGCGCTTTGCTACAATTTTTATTTGTCATCGGATTTTTTGATGCCGATTTTAGATGCAAAATCCCAGAAGGTGTTTGCAGGGGTTTTCAGATTTGAAAATGGAGAGATTGTGACATATGAGCAGACTTCAATCATGTATATTGAAATGGCAAGAGAAATTGCTGAAAAATACAACCCTGTTCTTCTTGGTGAGGGGCTGGATGTGTATGACTTTTCACCTTTTAGAATTGCACCAAAGTTTTTGCAGTATCAAAAAGCTTCAAATGTGGCTATTTTAGCAAAAAGGCTTGCAGAAAAAGGAAAGATACTTTCTCACTTTGATCTTGTTCCGCTGTACTTAAAAAAATCCTATGCAGAAGGGAAATGA
- a CDS encoding Uma2 family endonuclease, with protein sequence METSFPNKYEYYTYEEFLTLQKEETRFKIEYDNGFIFSMAPAHPNHDRVKNKIAMAFINHLGFGGMCEVFTSDVAVVFENQNEIYEFQPDVMICCNTKLFHGPKYRGIPRLVVEILSYSTEHRDRTIKLSVYEKFQVPEYWIVDISNECIEVYGNNINGRYCSINKYRKGMRIKVFDNLILDVDEIFCVIR encoded by the coding sequence TTGGAAACAAGCTTTCCCAACAAATATGAGTATTACACCTACGAAGAATTTTTGACTCTCCAAAAAGAGGAAACCCGATTTAAAATTGAATATGACAATGGCTTTATCTTTTCTATGGCCCCTGCTCATCCAAACCATGATAGGGTAAAGAACAAAATCGCAATGGCTTTTATAAATCACCTGGGATTTGGTGGCATGTGCGAAGTTTTTACAAGCGATGTTGCTGTTGTGTTTGAAAATCAAAATGAAATTTATGAATTTCAGCCAGATGTAATGATATGCTGCAACACCAAACTTTTTCATGGACCCAAATACAGGGGAATTCCCCGCTTGGTTGTTGAAATACTATCATATTCTACAGAGCACCGTGACAGAACAATCAAACTTTCTGTTTATGAGAAATTTCAAGTACCTGAATACTGGATAGTTGATATTTCAAATGAGTGCATTGAAGTTTACGGTAATAACATCAATGGTAGGTACTGCTCTATTAATAAATACAGGAAAGGTATGAGAATAAAGGTATTTGACAATCTTATTTTGGATGTTGATGAAATATTTTGTGTGATAAGATAA
- the tsaE gene encoding tRNA (adenosine(37)-N6)-threonylcarbamoyltransferase complex ATPase subunit type 1 TsaE, with protein MKELISYSYEETLSIGYKIGKNLFKGAIVTLHGDLGSGKTAIARGIAKAFMVDDISSPTFTIFHIYEGTIPVYHFDIYRVEEDELEDIGYEEYFYSGEGVTLIEWADRLKRLYPLECLKITIQKMDEDVRKIIIEGIGEEYKKIEDVVEKDEDSGD; from the coding sequence ATGAAGGAGCTAATTTCATATTCATACGAAGAAACACTTTCAATTGGCTACAAAATAGGTAAAAACCTTTTTAAAGGTGCAATTGTGACATTGCACGGGGATCTTGGCAGTGGCAAAACGGCAATAGCAAGGGGCATTGCTAAAGCTTTCATGGTAGATGATATCTCAAGCCCAACATTTACCATATTCCACATTTATGAAGGAACAATCCCGGTGTATCACTTTGACATATACAGGGTAGAAGAGGATGAGCTTGAAGATATAGGATATGAGGAGTATTTTTACAGCGGCGAAGGTGTGACTTTGATAGAGTGGGCGGACAGGCTGAAGAGGCTCTACCCTTTGGAGTGCTTGAAGATTACAATTCAGAAGATGGATGAAGATGTTCGAAAAATTATCATAGAGGGCATAGGGGAAGAATACAAAAAGATAGAGGATGTGGTTGAAAAAGATGAAGATTCTGGCGATTGA
- the queD gene encoding 6-carboxytetrahydropterin synthase QueD, with product MLLKKIFKFDAAHNLTKYHGKCEKLHGHTYRLAVTVKGKLDDQDMVMDFALLKDIVQKEIIAILDHAYLNDIIENPTAENIAKWIWQRLYDKIKAQNCALYEIEVWETEDSGAIYRGEDDD from the coding sequence ATGCTTTTAAAAAAAATCTTCAAGTTTGATGCTGCGCACAACCTCACAAAATACCACGGAAAGTGCGAAAAGCTGCACGGGCACACATACAGGCTTGCTGTCACAGTCAAAGGGAAACTGGATGACCAGGACATGGTGATGGACTTTGCACTTTTAAAAGACATTGTCCAAAAAGAGATAATAGCTATTTTAGACCATGCATATCTAAATGACATAATCGAAAATCCAACAGCAGAAAACATTGCAAAGTGGATCTGGCAAAGGCTGTATGATAAAATCAAAGCACAAAACTGTGCTCTTTATGAGATTGAAGTCTGGGAAACAGAAGACAGTGGCGCTATTTACAGGGGTGAAGATGATGATTGA